In Zingiber officinale cultivar Zhangliang chromosome 3B, Zo_v1.1, whole genome shotgun sequence, a single window of DNA contains:
- the LOC122055295 gene encoding ABC transporter G family member 5-like yields MTRFVDKISVFDRRASAMAEAEGIARDGLRMHQGSPAVAITGPPVQGAGGSITLGQLFKRVGDAHNGGGGEEDGDGGGNDSQRHHVLEVDAFEQYHLDSRPPPPFVLTFTDLTYSVKRQQRMSLFRKNRLSSDQPEMEAELGRTKTLLNSISGEAREGEIFAVLGASGSGKSTLIDALANRIARESLQGSITLNGEKLEGRLLKVISAYVMQDDLLYPMLTVEETLMFSAEFRLPRSLSASKKKSRVQALIDQLGLRAAAKTIIGDEIHRGVSGGERRRVSIGTDIIHDPIVLFLDEPTSGLDSTSAFMVVKVLQRIAHSGSIVIMSVHQPSYRILRLLDRLLFLSRGQTVYSGPPDGLHSFFADFGHSIPDGENPTEFALDLIRELEGTPAGATALVQFNNSRQFHPTQSASAKPALSLKDAISVSISRGKLVSGATEGATSSSSSSVQKHANPFWIEMGVLTKRSWTNTKRMPELFAIRLAAVLLTGFILATIFWRLDNSPKGVQERLGFFAIAMSTMFYTCADALPVFLQERNIFMRETAYNAYRRSSYVLSNAIVSFPPLVLLSIAFALTTYFAVGLAGGIQGFIFFILIVLAAFWAGSGFVTFLSGVVTHILLGYTVVVALLAYFLLFSGFFINRNRIHDYWLWFHYMSLVKYPYEAVMQNEFDDPHKCFVRGVQMFDSTPLAALPEAAKVAVLRAMGQSLGVPITASTCITTGTGILQQQSITQLSKWDCFWVTVAWGFLFRFLFYISLLIGSRNKRR; encoded by the coding sequence ATGACGCGCTTCGTGGATAAGATATCCGTCTTCGACCGGCGCGCTTCGGCGATGGCGGAAGCGGAGGGCATTGCCCGCGACGGCCTCCGCATGCACCAGGGTTCCCCCGCAGTCGCCATCACTGGCCCTCCGGTTCAAGGCGCCGGCGGATCGATCACCCTCGGCCAGCTGTTCAAGCGCGTCGGCGACGCCCAtaacggcggcggcggcgaggaGGACGGCGACGGCGGCGGAAATGATTCCCAGCGGCACCATGTTCTCGAGGTGGACGCGTTCGAGCAGTACCACTTGGACTCCCGCCCGCCGCCGCCGTTCGTGCTTACTTTTACCGACCTGACCTACAGCGTCAAGCGGCAGCAGAGGATGAGTCTTTTCCGGAAGAATCGGCTCTCGTCGGACCAGCCGGAGATGGAAGCGGAGCTGGGACGGACGAAGACTCTGCTGAACTCGATCTCCGGCGAGGCGCGGGAAGGTGAGATTTTCGCGGTGCTGGGGGCGAGCGGGTCCGGGAAGTCGACGCTGATCGACGCGCTGGCGAACCGCATCGCGCGCGAGAGCCTGCAGGGCTCCATCACCCTCAACGGAGAGAAGCTCGAGGGGCGGCTGTTGAAGGTCATCTCCGCCTACGTGATGCAGGACGACCTCCTCTACCCGATGCTCACCGTGGAGGAGACGTTGATGTTCTCCGCCGAGTTCCGCCTCCCTCGCTCCCTCTCGGCATCCAAGAAGAAAAGCAGAGTGCAGGCGCTTATCGACCAGCTCGGCCTCCGCGCCGCCGCCAAGACCATCATCGGCGACGAGATCCACCGCGGGGTCTCCGGCGGCGAGCGGCGCCGCGTGTCGATCGGCACCGACATCATCCATGATCCTATCGTCCTGTTCCTCGATGAACCCACGTCGGGGCTTGACTCCACCAGTGCGTTCATGGTGGTGAAGGTGCTCCAGCGCATCGCCCACAGCGGCAGCATCGTCATAATGTCGGTTCACCAACCGAGCTACCGTATTCTCCGCCTCCTCGACCGCCTGCTCTTCCTCTCCCGCGGTCAGACCGTCTACAGCGGGCCCCCCGACGGCCTCCACTCCTTCTTCGCCGACTTCGGCCATTCCATCCCCGACGGCGAGAATCCCACAGAGTTCGCCCTCGATCTTATCCGCGAACTCGAGGGCACCCCCGCCGGCGCCACCGCCCTCGTCCAATTCAACAATTCTCGGCAATTCCACCCCACCCAATCCGCCTCCGCCAAGCCTGCTCTGTCACTCAAAGACGCCATCAGCGTCAGCATATCGCGCGGGAAGCTCGTCTCCGGCGCGACCGAGGGGgcgacctcctcctcctcctcgtcggTTCAAAAGCACGCGAACCCGTTCTGGATCGAGATGGGCGTGCTGACGAAGCGATCATGGACGAACACCAAGCGAATGCCGGAGCTGTTCGCGATCAGGCTGGCGGCGGTGCTTCTCACCGGCTTCATCCTCGCCACCATCTTCTGGAGGCTGGACAACTCCCCCAAGGGCGTACAGGAGCGGCTCGGCTTCTTCGCCATCGCCATGTCCACCATGTTCTACACCTGCGCCGACGCGCTGCCGGTCTTCCTCCAAGAACGCAACATCTTCATGCGGGAGACGGCTTACAACGCCTACCGCCGCTCCTCCTACGTTCTCTCCAACGCCATCGTCAGCTTCCCGCCGCTGGTGCTCCTCTCGATCGCCTTTGCGCTGACTACCTACTTCGCCGTGGGGCTCGCCGGAGGGATTCAGGGCTTCATCTTCTTTATCCTCATCGTGTTGGCCGCCTTCTGGGCTGGAAGCGGGTTCGTGACCTTCTTGTCCGGCGTGGTGACTCACATACTGCTGGGGTACACCGTCGTCGTCGCCCTCCTCGCCTACTTCCTACTCTTCAGCGGCTTCTTCATCAACCGGAACAGGATCCACGACTACTGGCTATGGTTCCACTACATGTCGCTGGTGAAGTACCCGTACGAGGCGGTGATGCAGAACGAGTTCGACGACCCGCACAAGTGCTTCGTGCGGGGGGTGCAGATGTTCGACAGCACTCCGCTGGCAGCGCTGCCGGAGGCAGCGAAGGTCGCCGTGCTCCGGGCGATGGGCCAGTCGCTGGGGGTGCCCATAACCGCAAGCACCTGCATCACCACCGGCACCGGGATCCTGCAGCAGCAGAGCATCACGCAGCTCAGCAAGTGGGACTGCTTCTGGGTCACAGTCGCCTGGGGCTTCTTGTTCAGGTTCCTCTTCTACATTAGTCTCCTGATCGGGAGCAGGAACAAGAGAAGGTAG
- the LOC122055297 gene encoding uncharacterized protein LOC122055297: MSWLRSAVNKAVEVSGNNNITRTVKNYADTVVHHAGQAVAGGAKIIQDRMGMRNYKSFEQTIKRLEEAAVSCRGIERVQLLQRWLFALREIERVYGSSTNQKSFEHLHPPLSDESNSSSGNVSSILYFDFEGGGPMNFRDVFLYSHALEGITLSMILEAPTDDEVTLLLEIFRHCLTGEKEVHNAIISSIQDLAKAFSNYQEEVLVKREELLQFAQGAILGLKLNADMTRIEYETLNLSKKVDGLEALKEDSTGEGLAKTSEKTTEKTTYASVEALKEALTEVRLCSRLESLLLKKKTIKCGESLEIHSQKVDKLKVLADSLANSTAKAQKRILDHRHQKEEALNFRVIKANEVSEVEKELLSEIEELEKQRNQLEVELKKVNTSLAAVTARFKKTREERDQFDEANNQIVLNLKAKEDELAKSVASCKVEADIVHVWINFLEDTWKLQSSYTELKDKQISDELEKCGNWFLKLIKHHLSSCKDELKPCIPRISAFVDNLKQLNERSEMVQSSDDRVFKESNPRKLLEEEYLATETKIVTAFSVVDHMKKLYYAESENGLRKDDLEVDELFELIDKMRAEFESIERPYLEIEVPDEMAMHSEDRSAESPSAAAAAAAKIVSSPKYKAMGSSTPSPRTNMSSPRMNDEPFDPESEIAKLEMEFGQVSREYTTEEIDGWEFDELEEQESKPHMLASKSNK; this comes from the exons ATGTCGTGGCTGAGATCGGCCGTCAACAAGGCCGTCGAAGTTAGCGGCAACAACAACATCACGCGCACTGTCAAGAACTATGCCGATACCGTCGTACACCATGCCGGTCAGGCTGTGGCCGGTGGGGCGAAGATAATTCAAGATCGAATG GGCATGCGGAACTATAAAAGTTTCGAGCAAACTATTAAAAGATTGGAAGAAGCTGCTGTATCCTGCAGAGGAATAGAGAGAGTTCAGCTATTGCAAAGATGGTTGTTTGCTTTACGAGAAATTGAAAGGGTATATGGAAGTTCAACCAATCAAAAATCTTTTGAGCACCTGCACCCACCCTTATCCGATGAAAGCAACTCATCTTCTGGAAATGTTTCTTCG ATTCTATATTTTGATTTTGAAGGAGGTGGACCCATGAACTTTCGGGATGTATTTCTGTACAGCCATGCTCTTGAAGGGATTACATTATCCATG ATTCTGGAGGCTCCAACTGATGATGAAGTTACTCTGCTCTTGGAAATATTCAG ACACTGTTTGACAGGTGAAAAGGAAGTTCACAATGCTATTATAAGCAGTATACAGGATCTTgcaaaagcattttcaaattatcaggAGGAAGTATTG GTGAAACGTGAAGAATTACTCCAGTTTGCACAAGGTGCAATTTTAGGACTGAAGTTAAATGCTGATATGACAAG GATAGAATATGAAACCTTAAATCTTAGCAAAAAGGTTGATGGATTGGAAGCATTGAAGGAGGATTCCACAGGTGAAGGTCTTGCTAAAACATCTGAAAAGACCACTGAAAAGACCACTTATGCTTCTGTGGAG GCTCTGAAAGAAGCACTGACAGAAGTTCGCCTCTGCTCTAGATTGGAATCTCTGCTCTTGAAGAAGAAAACCATAAAATGTGGCGAGTCACTGGAGATCCATTCTCAAAAG GTGGATAAGTTGAAGGTTCTTGCAGATTCTCTTGCCAACTCTACTGCTAAGGCACAAAAGCGTATCCTAGATCACAG GCACCAAAAAGAAGAGGCCCTTAACTTTCGTGTAATTAAAGCCAATGAAGTCAGTGAAGTTGAGAAG GAATTGCTCTCTGAGATCGAGGAACTGGAGAAGCAAAGAAACCAGCTGGAGGTTGAACTAAAGAAG GTTAATACATCTCTGGCAGCTGTGACTGCAAGGTTTAAGAAAACCAGAGAAGAGAGGGATCAGTTTGATGAAGCAAACAACCAGATTGTCCTTAACCTGAAAGCTAAG GAAGATGAGCTTGCAAAATCTGTTGCTTCATGTAAAGTAGAAGCTGATATTGTCCATGTTTGGATTAATTTCTTGGAAGATACATGGAAGCTTCAATCTTCATACACAGAGCTAAAAGACAAGCAGATCAG TGATGAGCTAGAGAAATGTGGAAATTGGTTTCTGAAGTTAATTAAGCATCATCTCTCTTCATGCAAG GATGAACTGAAACCTTGCATTCCTCGTATCAGCGCATTCGTGGACAACCTGAAGCAATTGAATGAGAG GTCAGAAATGGTGCAGAGTTCAGATGATAGGGTATTTAAAGAGTCAAATCCCAGGAAACTTCTTGAAGAGGAATACTTAGCAACTGAAACAAAG ATCGTGACTGCCTTTAGTGTTGTTGATCACATGAAGAAGCTCTATTATGCTGAAAGTGAAAATGGTCTCAG GAAAGATGATCTGGAAGTTGATGAACTATTTGAATTGATTGATAAAATGCGAGCAGAATTTGAGTCTATTGAACGACCATATCTAGAGATTGAAGTTCCTGATGAAATGGCGATGCACTCTGAAGATAGATCAGCAGAGAGTCCTTCAGCAGCAGCAGCTGCGGCTGCTAAGATTGTCAGTTCACCAAAATATAAAGCTATGGGCTCATCTACACCATCTCCTAGGACGAATATGTCATCTCCTAGGATGAATGATGAGCCATTTGATCCAGAATCAGAAATTGCAAAACTGGAAATGGAATTTGGACAAGTGAGCAGGGAATACACGACTGAAGAGATTGATGGCTGGGAGTTCGATGAACTAGAAGAACAGGAATCAAAACCTCATATGCTGGCgtcaaaatcaaataaataa
- the LOC121967987 gene encoding exocyst complex component EXO70H1-like has translation MAEYMAAEEAAEAIVTQWRPDAKITSLFRDDRAEAREFLAAVRSVHRYMLFVVSAGDSPASKPALVRGQTVLQCAMDRLEKEFYQILAANRDRLDPESLSIRSSTRSSVSDDAEEEEEQEEEVDGEAAIAVADLRAIAETMISVGYGKECVRVYKIIRKSVVDEDLYRLGFERPAPNSHVHKLDWTLLEIKIRSWIAASRVAVTALFAGERMLLDHVFSGFDNVREAVFVDIVGEAAREFFRFPELVAKSKRSTERIFRILELHEAVSELLPEIKPVFSFVSTLTVRDQALASLAKLAEFVRDTLAEFEAEVHKEHSKMIAPGGGIHPLTRRTMDYISKLADHDSTLAEIYAEFPFQKSTLHPNFFFDASDSASAAEKTGAPSLASLSSFSSSSSSSSSSSSGNRSGIAGRLALLILALLCKLDGKAAAYRHAGQSYLFLANNLQYIVNMIRHCRLRGLLGEEWLARNAAKARRHTEDYERVSWGKVAAEVPAVDVGAGVARVQMRAFVAAVEATCAAQAGWVVADAGMREEVREAVREMVLPAYRGFYQRWKAAEEEGEAAKLSPEIVRQRLAELFSGSDEAGSGSFSSSQLGSESRSSRSEASSRSL, from the coding sequence ATGGCGGAGTACATGGCGGCGGAGGAGGCGGCGGAGGCTATAGTGACCCAGTGGCGCCCGGACGCCAAGATTACCTCTTTGTTCCGTGATGATCGCGCGGAGGCACGCGAGTTCCTCGCCGCCGTCCGTAGCGTCCATAGATACATGCTGTTCGTTGTCTCCGCCGGCGATTCGCCGGCGTCCAAACCGGCACTGGTAAGAGGACAAACGGTGTTGCAGTGCGCCATGGACCGCCTCGAGAAGGAGTTCTATCAGATCCTTGCGGCCAACCGCGACCGCCTCGACCCCGAGTCCCTCTCCATCCGCTCCTCCACCCGATCCAGCGTCTCCGACGacgcggaggaggaggaggagcaggagGAGGAGGTCGATGGTGAGGCGGCCATCGCCGTAGCCGACCTCCGAGCCATTGCCGAGACCATGATCTCCGTCGGGTACGGCAAGGAGTGCGTCCGGGTTTACAAGATCATCCGGAAGTCGGTCGTCGACGAGGACCTCTACCGCCTTGGATTCGAACGGCCGGCGCCTAATTCGCATGTCCACAAGCTCGATTGGACGCTGCTCGAGATAAAAATACGATCTTGGATCGCCGCTTCGCGTGTGGCCGTCACCGCCCTGTTCGCCGGAGAGAGGATGCTCTTGGACCACGTCTTCTCCGGCTTCGACAACGTAAGAGAAGCCGTGTTCGTCGATATCGTCGGAGAGGCGGCGAGGGAGTTCTTCCGTTTCCCAGAGCTGGTGGCGAAATCCAAACGGTCAACGGAGAGGATTTTCCGgatcctggagctccacgaagccGTCTCGGAGCTGTTGCCGGAAATTAAGCCGGTGTTCTCGTTCGTGTCCACGCTCACTGTCCGGGACCAAGCCCTAGCATCGCTCGCTAAACTGGCCGAGTTCGTCCGCGATACGCTCGCTGAGTTCGAGGCGGAGGTACACAAGGAGCATTCCAAGATGATTGCTCCGGGCGGCGGGATTCACCCGCTCACTCGTCGCACGATGGATTACATCTCCAAGCTCGCCGACCACGATTCCACCCTCGCAGAGATCTACGCGGAGTTCCCATTTCAAAAATCTACTCTCCACCCGAATTTCTTTTTCGATGCGTCGGACTCTGCATCGGCGGCGGAGAAGACAGGGGCGCCGTCGCTTGCGTCCTTATCCtcgttttcttcttcctcctcctcctcgtcctcctcctcctccggtaATCGATCGGGGATCGCCGGTCGGTTGGCGTTGCTGATTCTGGCGCTCCTCTGCAAGCTCGACGGCAAGGCGGCGGCGTACCGGCATGCAGGCCAATCATACCTTTTCCTGGCGAACAACCTCCAGTACATCGTGAACATGATCCGCCACTGCCGGCTGAGGGGTTTATTAGGCGAGGAGTGGTTGGCGCGGAACGCCGCGAAAGCGAGGAGGCATACAGAGGATTACGAAAGGGTGTCGTGGGGGAAGGTAGCAGCGGAGGTTCCGGCGGTGGATGTCGGCGCCGGAGTGGCGCGGGTACAGATGCGGGCATTCGTGGCGGCGGTGGAGGCGACGTGCGCCGCGCAGGCCGGGTGGGTGGTAGCGGACGCGGGGATGAGGGAAGAGGTGAGGGAGGCAGTGAGGGAAATGGTGCTGCCGGCGTATCGGGGGTTCTACCAGCGGTGGAaggcggcggaggaggagggCGAGGCAGCGAAGTTGTCGCCCGAGATTGTGCGCCAGCGGCTCGCGGAGCTCTTCTCAGGTTCCGACGAAGCTGGTTCCGGTTCGTTCTCGAGTTCTCAGCTCGGTTCGGAGTCCCGTTCATCCCGGTCCGAAGCATCATCCAGGTCCCTATAA